Proteins from one Enterobacter bugandensis genomic window:
- a CDS encoding extracellular solute-binding protein: MFMRFMLLWLAVVSLSSQAQTIKENIAFAVIGEPKYAVNFTHFDYVNPAAPKGGKVTLSATGTFDNFNRFALRGVAAARTESLYDTLFVTSDDEPGSYYPLIADNVRYADNFAWAEITLNPRARFHDGTPVKASDVAFTFHKFMTEGVPQFRIVYKGATVRAIAPLTVRIELSEPNKENMLSLFSLPVMPESFWKNHKLSDPLSTPPLAGGPYRITDWRMGQYVVYSRVKDYWAANLPVNRGRWNFDTLRYDYYLDDNVAFEAFKAGAFDLRVENSAKNWATRYIGKNFTKGYIVKDEHKNESAQDTRWLAFNIQRPVFTDRRVREAISLAFDFEWMNKALFYGAYSRANSYFQNTEYAARDYPKADELLLLAPLKAEVPPEVFTTVFQPPASKGDGYDRDNLLKASKLLDEAGWQLKNQKRVNAKTGKPLSFELLLSSGGNDQWVLPFKHNLARLGITMNIRQVDNAQITNRMRSRDYDMMQRLWPAQPWPSSDLQISWASSYIDSSYNAPGVKSPAIDALIAKIVAAQGDKDKLLPLGRALDRVLTWNYYMLPMWYMGEDRLARWDKFSVPAVRPVYSLGFDTWWYDVNKAARLPAERR; the protein is encoded by the coding sequence ATGTTTATGCGCTTTATGTTGCTTTGGTTGGCAGTCGTGAGCCTGTCCAGCCAGGCGCAAACCATCAAAGAGAACATCGCGTTCGCCGTGATTGGCGAGCCAAAATACGCGGTCAATTTTACGCACTTCGATTACGTCAATCCTGCCGCCCCTAAGGGTGGAAAGGTCACGCTCTCGGCTACGGGAACGTTCGACAACTTTAACCGCTTCGCCCTGCGCGGCGTGGCCGCGGCGCGAACGGAATCGCTCTATGACACGCTTTTTGTCACGTCGGATGATGAACCCGGCAGCTATTACCCGCTGATTGCCGATAACGTGCGCTACGCGGATAACTTCGCCTGGGCCGAAATTACCCTAAACCCCCGGGCCCGCTTTCACGACGGCACGCCGGTCAAGGCCAGCGACGTCGCTTTTACGTTTCATAAATTTATGACCGAAGGCGTTCCCCAGTTCCGCATTGTGTATAAAGGCGCAACGGTGCGCGCCATTGCGCCCCTCACCGTACGCATTGAGCTGAGCGAACCGAACAAAGAGAATATGCTTAGCCTGTTCTCGTTGCCGGTGATGCCTGAATCGTTCTGGAAAAACCATAAGTTAAGCGACCCGCTCTCCACACCGCCGCTGGCCGGTGGCCCTTACCGCATTACCGACTGGCGCATGGGGCAGTACGTGGTCTATTCCCGGGTGAAAGATTACTGGGCGGCTAACCTGCCGGTAAACCGCGGGCGCTGGAATTTCGACACCCTTCGCTATGACTACTACCTCGACGATAACGTGGCGTTTGAAGCGTTCAAGGCCGGCGCCTTCGATTTACGCGTGGAGAACAGCGCCAAAAACTGGGCGACCCGCTATATCGGCAAAAACTTCACGAAAGGCTACATCGTCAAAGACGAGCACAAAAACGAATCCGCCCAGGACACGCGCTGGCTGGCGTTTAATATTCAGCGCCCGGTATTTACCGACCGCCGCGTTCGGGAAGCCATTTCCCTGGCCTTCGATTTTGAATGGATGAACAAAGCCCTGTTTTACGGGGCGTACAGCCGCGCGAACAGCTATTTCCAGAACACCGAATATGCCGCGCGCGACTACCCTAAAGCCGACGAACTGCTCCTGCTGGCGCCGCTGAAAGCGGAAGTGCCGCCGGAGGTGTTTACCACGGTGTTTCAGCCGCCCGCTTCAAAGGGTGACGGCTACGACCGCGACAACCTGCTGAAGGCCAGCAAGCTGCTGGATGAGGCAGGCTGGCAGCTGAAGAACCAGAAACGCGTCAATGCGAAAACCGGCAAGCCTTTAAGCTTTGAACTGCTGCTCTCCTCCGGTGGCAACGATCAGTGGGTGCTGCCGTTTAAGCACAACCTTGCGCGGCTGGGGATCACCATGAACATTCGCCAGGTCGATAACGCGCAGATCACCAACCGCATGCGCAGCCGTGATTACGACATGATGCAACGCCTGTGGCCCGCGCAGCCGTGGCCCAGCTCGGATCTGCAAATCTCCTGGGCCTCCAGCTACATCGACTCCTCGTACAATGCGCCAGGCGTAAAAAGCCCGGCGATTGATGCCCTGATTGCGAAAATTGTGGCGGCGCAGGGCGATAAAGATAAGCTCTTGCCGCTTGGTCGCGCCCTCGACAGGGTGTTAACCTGGAACTACTACATGCTGCCCATGTGGTATATGGGCGAAGACCGCCTTGCGCGCTGGGACAAGTTCTCCGTGCCTGCCGTGCGCCCTGTCTATTCTCTGGGCTTTGACACCTGGTGGTATGACGTGAATAAAGCCGCCAGACTGCCCGCCGAGCGGCGATAA
- the yejF gene encoding microcin C ABC transporter ATP-binding protein YejF, whose product MTQPLLSIDRLSIAFSKQGETRTVVTDLSLQIQRGETLALVGESGSGKSVSALSILRLLPSPPVSYPQGDILFHGSSLLHADEHTLRGIRGNKIAMIFQEPMVSLNPLHTLEKQLYEVLSLHRGMRKEAARGEILDCLERTGIRNAAKRLNDFPHQLSGGERQRVMIAMALLTRPELLIADEPTTALDVTVQAQILTLLRELRDELDMSLLFITHNLSIVKKLADSVAVMQNGRCVEQNTASTLLNAPQHPYTQRLLDSEPSGDPVPLTADSTPLLRVDDLSVSFPIRKGVLRRIVDQNPVLKNIRFSLRPGESLGLVGESGSGKSTTGLALLRLIASQGEILFDDMPLHRWNRRQMLPVRPRMQVVFQDPNSSLNPRLSVLQIIEEGLRVHQPGLSAQQREQEVMQVMAEVGLDPDTRHRYPAEFSGGQRQRIAIARALILKPELIILDEPTSSLDRTVQAQILALLKGLQEKHRLAYIFISHDLQVVRALCHQVIVLRQGEVVEQGDCQRVFTAPTQNYTRQLLAAD is encoded by the coding sequence ATGACGCAGCCTCTTCTCAGTATTGATCGCCTGTCGATTGCCTTCTCGAAGCAGGGCGAGACCCGTACCGTGGTCACCGACCTGTCGCTGCAGATCCAGCGCGGTGAAACGCTGGCGCTGGTGGGTGAATCCGGTTCGGGCAAGAGCGTCTCGGCGCTCTCCATCCTGCGTCTGCTGCCCTCCCCGCCCGTGAGCTATCCGCAAGGGGATATTCTGTTCCACGGCAGTTCGCTGCTGCACGCTGATGAACATACCCTGCGCGGTATTCGCGGCAATAAGATTGCCATGATCTTCCAGGAGCCGATGGTGTCGCTCAACCCACTGCATACGCTGGAAAAACAGCTCTATGAAGTGCTGTCACTTCATCGGGGGATGCGCAAAGAGGCCGCGCGGGGCGAAATTCTGGATTGTCTGGAACGTACAGGCATACGCAACGCGGCCAAACGGCTGAATGATTTTCCGCATCAGCTCTCCGGCGGCGAACGCCAGCGGGTAATGATTGCCATGGCCCTGCTCACGCGCCCCGAACTGTTGATTGCCGACGAGCCGACGACGGCGCTGGACGTCACGGTGCAGGCGCAAATTCTGACGCTCTTGAGGGAGCTGCGTGACGAGCTGGACATGAGCCTGCTGTTTATCACGCACAACCTGAGCATCGTGAAAAAGCTGGCCGACAGCGTCGCGGTCATGCAAAACGGGCGCTGCGTTGAACAGAATACCGCGTCCACGCTGCTGAACGCGCCGCAGCATCCCTATACGCAGCGCCTGCTCGACAGCGAACCTTCCGGCGACCCGGTGCCTCTCACGGCAGACAGCACACCGCTGCTGCGCGTCGATGATTTATCCGTCTCATTCCCGATCCGCAAAGGCGTTCTGCGGCGCATCGTTGACCAGAACCCGGTGCTGAAAAATATCCGCTTCTCGCTGCGACCGGGTGAATCCCTGGGGCTGGTGGGCGAATCCGGTTCGGGGAAAAGCACTACCGGTCTGGCGCTGCTGCGCTTAATTGCCTCTCAGGGCGAGATCCTGTTTGACGATATGCCGCTGCACCGCTGGAACCGCCGCCAGATGCTGCCCGTGCGGCCCCGCATGCAGGTGGTATTTCAGGATCCCAACTCCTCGCTTAACCCGCGCCTCAGCGTGTTGCAGATTATCGAAGAGGGCCTGCGCGTTCACCAGCCTGGCCTGAGTGCGCAACAGCGGGAACAGGAGGTTATGCAGGTGATGGCGGAAGTGGGCTTAGATCCCGACACTCGCCACCGCTACCCTGCGGAATTTTCCGGCGGACAGCGCCAGCGTATCGCCATCGCCCGCGCGCTGATCCTGAAACCGGAGCTGATTATTCTGGATGAACCGACCTCGTCTCTGGACAGAACCGTACAGGCGCAGATCCTGGCGCTACTCAAAGGGCTACAGGAAAAGCACCGGCTGGCCTATATCTTTATCAGCCATGATCTACAGGTGGTTCGGGCGCTATGCCATCAGGTGATTGTGCTACGACAGGGTGAGGTGGTCGAACAGGGTGATTGCCAGCGCGTATTTACTGCGCCAACGCAGAACTACACGCGCCAGCTGCTCGCGGCAGACTAG
- a CDS encoding cyclic di-GMP phosphodiesterase, which yields MLTRYFSSHRKILFLSIITGLIAALLLGSLQFFWSYHKREIRFDTLIMDVRIYMESYFDELKASIDVLQPLTLNNCQDVNAELTSRAAFSLNVRAFLLVRDKMAFCSSATGPMNAPMEELIPELHINKQVDIALLPGTPMLPNKPAIAIWYRNPLVKDGGVFTSVNLNLTPYLLYTARQDEFAGIAIVIGDNALSTTSSTLVKAKDLHETPARTATLKDVPLTINLYAEEWTTDEILYALFFGLVCGIAAGSLNFYILTTRLNPGKEILSAIKRGQFYVVYQPVVDAKSLRMTGLEVLMRWKHPTMGEIPPDAFINFAEAQKLIVPLTLHLFDLIIHDAPVLQTVLPPGAKVGINIAPGHLHAESFKDDMRTFKALLPPDYFQIVLEITERDMLNHREANSLFEWLHNEGFEIAIDDFGTGHSALIYLEHFTMDYLKIDRGFVNAIGTETVTSPVLDAVLTLARRLNMSTVAEGVETPEQAAWLREHGVNYLQGYWISRPMPLEQFRTWQNTVSPDGE from the coding sequence ATGCTCACCCGCTACTTCTCCAGTCATCGAAAGATACTGTTCCTCAGTATCATTACCGGCCTGATCGCCGCCCTGCTCCTGGGTTCATTGCAATTTTTCTGGAGCTACCACAAGCGGGAAATCCGATTCGATACGTTGATCATGGATGTGCGCATCTACATGGAGAGCTATTTTGACGAGCTGAAAGCCTCCATCGACGTGCTCCAGCCGCTGACGCTCAATAATTGCCAGGACGTTAACGCGGAGCTGACCTCACGCGCGGCCTTCAGCCTCAACGTACGCGCCTTCCTGCTGGTCAGAGACAAAATGGCGTTCTGCTCGTCAGCCACAGGGCCAATGAATGCCCCGATGGAGGAGCTGATACCCGAGCTGCACATCAACAAGCAGGTTGATATCGCACTGCTCCCCGGCACGCCCATGCTGCCCAATAAGCCCGCAATTGCCATCTGGTATCGTAATCCGCTTGTGAAGGACGGCGGCGTATTCACCTCGGTGAATCTCAACCTGACGCCGTACCTTCTTTACACCGCGCGCCAGGACGAGTTTGCAGGCATCGCGATCGTCATCGGCGACAATGCGTTATCCACTACCTCAAGCACCCTCGTCAAAGCGAAGGATTTACATGAAACGCCGGCGCGCACCGCGACGCTCAAAGACGTTCCTCTGACCATCAACCTGTACGCCGAGGAGTGGACGACCGATGAGATACTTTACGCCCTGTTCTTCGGGCTGGTGTGCGGGATTGCGGCAGGGTCGCTTAACTTCTACATCCTCACGACGCGTCTCAATCCGGGCAAAGAGATTCTGAGCGCCATCAAGCGCGGCCAGTTTTATGTGGTTTATCAGCCCGTTGTCGACGCCAAATCGCTCAGGATGACCGGGCTTGAAGTGCTGATGCGCTGGAAGCACCCGACCATGGGTGAGATCCCGCCGGACGCCTTTATCAATTTTGCCGAAGCGCAGAAGCTGATTGTTCCGCTCACGCTGCATCTTTTTGACCTGATTATTCACGATGCGCCAGTGCTACAGACCGTGCTGCCGCCGGGTGCCAAAGTGGGCATTAATATCGCGCCGGGGCATCTGCATGCGGAAAGCTTCAAAGACGATATGCGCACCTTCAAAGCCCTGCTGCCGCCTGATTACTTCCAGATCGTACTGGAAATTACCGAGCGCGATATGCTGAACCATCGGGAAGCTAACAGCCTCTTCGAATGGCTGCATAACGAAGGGTTTGAAATTGCCATCGACGATTTCGGCACCGGCCACAGCGCGCTGATTTATCTTGAACATTTCACCATGGACTACCTGAAAATCGACCGTGGTTTTGTCAACGCCATTGGCACAGAAACCGTCACCTCCCCGGTGCTGGATGCCGTACTGACGCTGGCAAGACGACTGAATATGTCGACCGTTGCGGAAGGGGTGGAAACACCGGAACAGGCGGCCTGGCTGCGCGAGCATGGGGTTAATTACTTGCAGGGTTACTGGATTAGCCGCCCGATGCCGCTGGAGCAGTTCCGCACGTGGCAAAATACAGTGTCGCCTGACGGGGAATAA
- a CDS encoding ABC transporter permease, with amino-acid sequence MPRLSPVNQARWTRFRHNRRGYWSLWIFAVLFVLSMCSELIANDKPLLVHFNDRWYVPVLANYSESDFGGPFATPAEYQDPWLRQQIEQHGWALWAPVRFGANSINFATTTPFPSPPSAQNWLGTDANGGDVLARILYGTRISILFGLMLTVFSSVMGVVAGAVQGYYGGKIDLWGQRIIEVWSGMPTLFLIILLSSVVQPGFWWLLGITVLFGWMALVGVVRAEFLRTRNFDYIRAAQALGVSDRAIIFRHMLPNAVVATLTFLPFILCSSITTLTSLDFLGFGLPLGSPSLGELLLQGKNNLQAPWLGITAFLSVAVLLSLLIFIGEAVRDAFDPNKAV; translated from the coding sequence ATGCCGCGTTTAAGCCCCGTTAACCAGGCCCGCTGGACCCGTTTTCGCCATAACCGCCGCGGCTACTGGTCGCTGTGGATTTTTGCTGTCCTGTTTGTCCTGAGCATGTGTTCAGAGCTGATCGCCAACGACAAACCGTTGCTGGTGCACTTTAACGACCGCTGGTACGTGCCGGTCCTGGCTAACTACAGTGAAAGCGACTTCGGCGGCCCGTTTGCCACCCCGGCGGAGTACCAGGATCCGTGGCTGCGCCAGCAGATCGAACAGCACGGCTGGGCCCTCTGGGCTCCGGTACGCTTTGGCGCCAACAGCATTAACTTCGCGACCACAACCCCCTTCCCTTCTCCGCCCTCTGCGCAAAACTGGCTGGGAACAGACGCCAACGGCGGCGACGTGCTGGCGCGCATCCTCTACGGTACGCGGATTTCTATTCTCTTTGGACTGATGCTGACCGTCTTCTCCAGCGTAATGGGCGTAGTGGCCGGCGCCGTTCAGGGCTACTACGGCGGAAAAATTGACCTGTGGGGGCAGCGTATCATCGAAGTCTGGTCCGGTATGCCAACGCTGTTTCTGATCATTCTGCTTTCCAGCGTGGTACAGCCGGGCTTCTGGTGGCTGCTGGGCATCACCGTTCTGTTTGGCTGGATGGCGCTGGTGGGCGTGGTGCGGGCAGAGTTTCTGCGCACCCGTAATTTCGACTATATTCGCGCCGCGCAGGCGTTAGGCGTGAGCGATCGCGCAATCATCTTCCGCCATATGCTTCCCAATGCGGTGGTGGCGACCCTCACCTTCCTGCCCTTTATTCTGTGCAGCTCCATCACCACCCTCACCTCGCTGGACTTTCTGGGCTTCGGCCTGCCGCTGGGGTCGCCGTCGCTCGGCGAACTGCTGCTGCAGGGCAAGAACAACCTGCAGGCGCCGTGGCTGGGCATCACCGCCTTTCTTTCCGTGGCCGTGCTGCTTTCGCTGCTGATTTTTATTGGCGAAGCCGTGCGCGATGCCTTCGATCCCAACAAGGCGGTATAA
- a CDS encoding YejG family protein has product MNTLQLSIVHRLPQSYRWSAGFAGSKVEPIPQSVVGCENCLVALKLLSPSDENAWRVMERLSQALTDIEVDSSVLECEGEPCLFVKSQDEFAATCRLKNFGVAIAEPFSGQYPF; this is encoded by the coding sequence GTGAATACATTACAACTCTCCATTGTCCATCGCTTGCCCCAGAGCTATCGCTGGTCGGCGGGTTTTGCAGGTTCGAAAGTTGAACCGATTCCGCAAAGCGTCGTGGGCTGTGAGAATTGCCTGGTGGCGCTCAAGCTGCTGAGCCCGAGCGACGAAAATGCGTGGCGGGTGATGGAGCGTCTCAGCCAGGCCCTGACGGATATCGAAGTGGACAGCTCCGTACTGGAGTGCGAAGGGGAGCCGTGCCTGTTTGTCAAAAGCCAGGACGAATTCGCCGCGACCTGCCGCCTGAAAAACTTTGGCGTTGCGATTGCTGAACCTTTCTCCGGCCAGTATCCGTTTTAA
- a CDS encoding microcin C ABC transporter permease YejB, protein MGAYLIRRLLLVIPTLWAIITINFFIVQIAPGGPVDQAIAAIEFGNSGGMPGGGGEGMGASHARTGVGNISESHYRGGRGLDPEVIAEITHRYGFDKPIHERYFKMLWDYIRFDFGDSLFRSASVLTLIKQSLPVSVTLGLWGTLIIYLVSIPLGIRKAVHNGSRFDIWSSTFIIIGYAIPAFLFAVLLIVFFAGGSYFDIFPLRGLVSADFSTLPWYQKITDYLWHITLPVLATVIGGFAALTMLTKNAFLDEIRKQYVVTARAKGVSEKQIMWKHVFRNAMLLVIAGFPATFISMFFTGSLLIEVMFSLNGLGLLGYEATVSRDYPVMFGTLYIFTLIGLLLNIISDISYTLVDPRIDFEGR, encoded by the coding sequence ATGGGTGCCTATTTAATACGCCGACTTCTGCTGGTCATTCCCACGCTGTGGGCCATTATCACCATTAACTTTTTTATCGTGCAAATTGCCCCGGGCGGGCCGGTCGACCAGGCCATTGCCGCCATTGAGTTTGGCAACAGCGGCGGCATGCCCGGCGGCGGCGGAGAAGGCATGGGCGCCAGCCATGCGCGAACCGGCGTGGGGAATATCAGTGAAAGTCACTACCGCGGCGGGCGCGGGCTGGATCCTGAAGTGATCGCCGAGATCACCCATCGCTACGGCTTTGATAAGCCGATACACGAGCGCTATTTCAAGATGCTATGGGATTATATCCGCTTTGATTTTGGCGATAGCCTGTTCCGCAGTGCGTCCGTATTAACGTTGATCAAGCAAAGCCTGCCGGTTTCGGTCACGCTGGGGCTGTGGGGGACGCTGATTATCTATCTGGTCTCTATACCGCTCGGGATCCGAAAAGCGGTGCATAACGGCAGCCGCTTCGATATCTGGAGCAGCACCTTCATCATCATCGGCTATGCTATTCCGGCGTTTCTGTTTGCCGTTCTGCTGATTGTCTTCTTTGCCGGAGGCAGCTATTTCGACATCTTCCCGCTGCGGGGGCTGGTCTCCGCCGATTTCAGCACGCTGCCGTGGTACCAGAAAATCACCGACTATCTCTGGCATATCACGCTGCCGGTGCTGGCGACGGTGATCGGCGGGTTTGCCGCCCTGACCATGTTGACCAAAAACGCCTTTCTCGATGAAATCCGCAAGCAGTATGTCGTGACCGCCCGCGCCAAAGGGGTCAGCGAGAAGCAGATTATGTGGAAACATGTTTTCCGCAACGCCATGCTGCTGGTGATTGCCGGATTTCCAGCCACGTTCATCAGCATGTTTTTTACCGGCTCGCTGCTGATTGAGGTGATGTTCTCGCTCAACGGTCTCGGCCTGCTGGGCTACGAAGCCACCGTATCGCGCGATTATCCGGTAATGTTTGGCACGCTCTATATTTTCACCCTGATTGGCCTGCTGCTGAATATCATCAGCGATATCAGCTATACGCTGGTCGATCCCCGAATTGATTTTGAGGGCCGCTGA
- the rsuA gene encoding 16S rRNA pseudouridine(516) synthase RsuA, with protein sequence MRLDKFIAQQLGVSRAIAGREIRANRVTVDGDIVRDSAFKLQPDHQVEYDGNPLTQQHGPRYFMLNKPEGYVCSTDDPDHPTVLYFLDEPVAHKLHAAGRLDIDTTGLVLMTDDGQWSHRITSPRHHCEKTYLVTLESPVADDTAEQFAKGVQLHNEKDLTKPAVLEVITPTEVRLTISEGRYHQVKRMFAAVGNHVVGLHRERIGAIALDPDLAPGEYRPLTEEEIASVGLPSH encoded by the coding sequence ATGCGACTTGATAAGTTTATCGCTCAGCAACTCGGCGTAAGCCGCGCTATTGCCGGGCGCGAAATTCGCGCCAACCGCGTTACCGTGGATGGCGACATTGTGCGAGACAGCGCGTTCAAACTGCAGCCTGACCATCAGGTTGAGTACGACGGCAATCCGCTGACCCAGCAGCACGGTCCCCGCTATTTCATGCTCAATAAGCCGGAAGGCTATGTCTGCTCAACGGACGATCCGGATCACCCGACGGTGCTCTATTTCCTCGACGAACCGGTAGCGCATAAGCTGCACGCCGCGGGCCGCCTCGACATCGACACTACCGGTCTGGTGCTGATGACCGACGACGGTCAGTGGTCGCATCGCATCACTTCCCCGCGCCACCACTGTGAGAAAACCTATCTGGTCACGCTGGAGTCACCGGTTGCGGATGACACGGCAGAGCAATTCGCGAAAGGCGTTCAGCTGCATAATGAAAAGGATCTGACCAAACCCGCCGTGCTTGAGGTCATCACCCCGACGGAGGTCCGTTTGACCATCAGCGAAGGACGCTACCATCAGGTGAAACGCATGTTTGCCGCCGTGGGTAACCACGTTGTGGGCCTGCACCGTGAACGCATCGGTGCGATTGCGCTCGATCCCGACCTGGCGCCCGGTGAATATCGTCCGCTGACGGAAGAAGAGATTGCCAGCGTCGGTCTGCCTTCGCACTAA
- a CDS encoding Bcr/CflA family multidrug efflux MFS transporter encodes MTTRPHSSFKIVFILGLLAMLMPLSIDMYLPALPVISAQFGVPAGSAQMTLSTYILGFALGQLLYGPMADSLGRKPVILGGTLVFAAAAVACALAQSIDQLIIMRFLHGLAAAAASVVINALMRDIYPKEEFSRMMSFVMLVTTIAPLVAPMAGGAVLVWFSWHAIFWILALAALLASAMIFFFIDETLPVERRQKFHIRTTIGNFASLFRHKRVLSYMLASGFSFAGMFSFLSAGPFVYIELNHVSPQHFGYYFALNIVFLFVLTIINSRFVRRVGALNMFRAGLWIQFVMAVWLVVSAFLGVGFWALVIGVAAFVGCVSMISSNAMAVILDEFPHMAGTASSLAGTFRFGIGAIVGALLSMATFTTAWPMLWAMAFCATSSVLFCLYASRPRKAAH; translated from the coding sequence GTGACCACCAGGCCACATTCGTCGTTCAAAATTGTCTTCATTCTTGGCCTGCTGGCGATGCTGATGCCGCTGTCTATCGACATGTATCTGCCTGCGCTGCCGGTGATTTCCGCGCAGTTTGGCGTACCGGCAGGCAGCGCGCAGATGACGCTCAGCACCTATATTCTCGGTTTCGCGCTCGGACAGCTGCTGTATGGCCCAATGGCCGACAGCCTGGGGCGTAAGCCGGTTATTCTTGGCGGGACGCTGGTCTTTGCGGCCGCAGCGGTCGCCTGTGCGCTGGCGCAGAGTATCGATCAGCTGATTATCATGCGCTTCCTGCACGGGCTGGCCGCCGCTGCCGCGAGCGTGGTGATCAACGCCCTGATGCGTGATATCTACCCGAAAGAAGAGTTCTCCCGCATGATGTCGTTCGTCATGCTGGTGACGACGATTGCGCCGCTGGTGGCACCGATGGCCGGTGGTGCGGTGCTGGTGTGGTTTAGCTGGCACGCGATTTTCTGGATCCTGGCGCTGGCCGCGCTGCTGGCCTCGGCGATGATTTTCTTCTTTATTGATGAAACGCTGCCCGTCGAGCGCCGCCAGAAATTTCATATTCGAACCACGATAGGCAACTTTGCCTCGCTGTTTCGCCACAAGCGGGTGCTGAGCTACATGCTGGCGAGCGGGTTCAGCTTCGCCGGAATGTTCTCCTTCCTGAGTGCCGGGCCGTTTGTCTATATCGAGCTGAACCACGTTTCGCCGCAGCACTTTGGCTATTATTTTGCGCTCAATATCGTCTTCCTGTTTGTCCTGACCATCATTAACAGCCGCTTTGTCCGGCGGGTGGGCGCGCTGAACATGTTCCGTGCCGGGCTGTGGATCCAGTTTGTGATGGCGGTCTGGCTGGTGGTGAGCGCGTTTCTGGGCGTGGGCTTCTGGGCGCTGGTGATCGGCGTGGCGGCCTTTGTCGGCTGCGTGTCGATGATCTCGTCCAATGCGATGGCGGTGATCCTCGACGAATTCCCGCACATGGCGGGAACCGCATCGTCACTGGCGGGAACCTTCCGCTTCGGGATTGGTGCCATCGTCGGGGCGTTACTCTCTATGGCGACCTTTACTACGGCCTGGCCTATGCTGTGGGCGATGGCTTTTTGCGCAACCAGCTCTGTGCTTTTCTGTCTTTACGCCAGTCGGCCGCGAAAAGCGGCGCACTAA